In Arthrobacter sp. PAMC25284, a single genomic region encodes these proteins:
- a CDS encoding site-2 protease family protein, which yields MVLGRIAGIPVVLAYSWFIIAAFTVIVYGPILQRNQPGLGLGAFAVAFAYAVLLLLSVLAHELAHALTAKVYHWPTEKIVLNLWGGHTQFESFTASPGRSVVVAMAGPAANFVLAGGGWLVLAAADPSGVAGILTNIFVWANLLIGLFNVLPGLPLDGGRLVESAVWKATGSQEKGTIAAGWGGRIIVIALAVWFLALPLLSGGSPDLTLVLITALVGSFLWMGASASIQQARLRGRLHLIDAAALAEPAVGLPGTATVADVLAVAPAGTPAVVLVGPDRRPVAVVDPEAVASVPADLAASTPVSAVSYALADGGYVPEWSRGQELVQYLAQLKGLEYAVIDADGIVTGLLRQAVVISAITGKGAGRGRNVGRKR from the coding sequence ATCGTACTGGGACGCATCGCCGGAATACCGGTGGTGCTGGCCTATTCGTGGTTCATCATCGCGGCGTTCACCGTCATCGTCTACGGGCCGATCCTGCAGCGGAATCAGCCCGGCCTCGGCCTGGGGGCCTTCGCTGTGGCCTTCGCCTACGCCGTGCTGCTGCTCCTCTCCGTGCTGGCGCACGAACTCGCGCACGCGCTGACTGCCAAGGTCTACCACTGGCCCACCGAGAAGATCGTGCTCAACCTGTGGGGCGGCCACACCCAGTTTGAGAGCTTCACCGCCTCACCGGGACGCTCTGTCGTTGTGGCCATGGCAGGCCCGGCGGCGAACTTTGTCCTGGCCGGCGGCGGCTGGCTGGTACTGGCCGCTGCTGACCCCAGCGGCGTCGCCGGCATCCTGACCAATATCTTTGTCTGGGCCAATCTGCTGATCGGACTCTTTAACGTGCTGCCCGGGCTTCCACTGGACGGCGGCCGGCTCGTGGAATCGGCCGTCTGGAAGGCAACCGGCAGCCAGGAGAAGGGCACCATCGCGGCCGGCTGGGGCGGCAGGATCATCGTCATTGCCCTCGCCGTCTGGTTCTTGGCCCTGCCGCTGCTCAGCGGCGGCAGCCCGGATCTTACCCTCGTGCTTATCACCGCCCTGGTCGGCAGCTTCCTGTGGATGGGTGCGTCGGCGTCGATCCAGCAGGCGCGCCTGCGCGGACGCCTGCACCTGATCGACGCCGCCGCTCTCGCCGAACCCGCCGTGGGGCTTCCCGGGACGGCGACGGTCGCGGATGTCCTCGCTGTCGCCCCGGCCGGAACGCCGGCTGTGGTCCTCGTCGGTCCGGACCGGCGCCCTGTGGCCGTGGTCGACCCGGAGGCTGTCGCGAGCGTCCCGGCGGACCTCGCTGCCTCGACGCCGGTCAGCGCCGTGTCCTATGCGCTGGCTGATGGCGGCTATGTGCCGGAATGGTCCAGAGGCCAGGAGTTGGTGCAATACCTGGCCCAGCTCAAGGGCCTTGAGTACGCCGTTATTGATGCTGACGGAATTGTGACCGGGCTGCTGCGGCAGGCAGTTGTTATCAGCGCCATCACCGGCAAGGGCGCCGGCCGGGGACGGAACGTTGGCCGGAAACGGTAG
- a CDS encoding aldo/keto reductase: MQQRYVGNSGLRVSALSLGTLSWARETDDQDASSLLRTFVDAGGTVIDTAASYADGESEAMLGRMLGDVVARSEIVISTKAGLSTSNGRRSVDTSRNGMLSGLDASLARLGTDHVDLWFAHAWDPNVPLEETLSALDFAVRSGRARYAGISNFGGWQTAKAAAVAGFPLVANQSEYSLLHRQPEIELIPAIEDAGLGLMAWAPLGRGVLSGKYRGHIPTDSRAAHQRLASYVEPYLEGPASSVVEAVAMAAKGLGRTALDVSLSWLLSQNGVASAIVGPRNPVQIKEILDATLAPLPPEIARALEDVSEPG; the protein is encoded by the coding sequence ATGCAGCAGCGTTATGTCGGCAACAGTGGGTTGCGTGTCTCCGCCCTTTCTTTGGGGACCTTGTCCTGGGCCCGGGAAACCGACGACCAGGACGCCTCGTCGCTGCTCCGGACTTTTGTCGATGCCGGCGGAACCGTGATCGATACGGCGGCATCGTATGCGGACGGCGAGTCCGAGGCGATGCTGGGCCGAATGCTCGGCGACGTTGTGGCCCGCTCCGAAATTGTTATTTCCACAAAGGCCGGGCTGTCGACGTCGAACGGGCGCCGGAGCGTGGATACGTCCCGGAACGGGATGCTCTCCGGGCTTGACGCGAGCCTGGCCCGGCTGGGTACCGACCACGTGGACCTCTGGTTTGCCCATGCGTGGGACCCCAATGTGCCTCTCGAAGAGACCCTGTCCGCCCTGGACTTCGCTGTCCGGTCCGGGCGGGCCCGCTACGCGGGGATTTCAAACTTCGGCGGCTGGCAAACGGCCAAGGCTGCCGCCGTCGCCGGTTTCCCGCTCGTGGCCAACCAGTCGGAATACTCCCTGCTGCACCGCCAGCCTGAGATCGAACTCATTCCCGCGATCGAGGACGCCGGGCTGGGCCTCATGGCGTGGGCCCCGCTGGGCCGCGGGGTGCTGAGCGGAAAATACCGCGGTCATATCCCGACGGATTCCCGGGCCGCCCACCAGCGGCTCGCCAGCTATGTGGAGCCCTACCTCGAGGGCCCGGCGTCCAGCGTGGTCGAGGCGGTGGCCATGGCCGCGAAAGGCCTCGGCCGGACGGCCCTCGATGTCTCGTTGAGTTGGCTGCTGTCCCAAAACGGTGTGGCTTCCGCCATCGTCGGCCCGCGGAACCCCGTGCAGATCAAAGAAATCCTGGACGCCACCCTGGCGCCGTTGCCGCCGGAAATCGCGCGGGCCCTTGAGGATGTGTCCGAGCCGGGCTGA
- a CDS encoding tRNA (adenine-N1)-methyltransferase — protein MSSDTAANPTPAGVGATEDSAETSVNPAGTPPVGAARRRGPFREGERVQLTDERGRMNTITLETGGAFHTHRGFLNHDEIIGAPDGSVVVNNVGQQYQTLRPLLSDFVLSMPRGAAVVYPKDAGQIVTMADIFPGARVVEAGVGSGALSISLLRAVGDNGYLHSFERRAEFADIARGNVETIFGGPHPAWQISLGDFQEEVVRTEAPGSVDRVVLDMLAPWECLDAVATVLAPGGVWINYVATVTQLSRTAEAIRADGRFTDPDAWESMVRGWHLEGLAVRPDHRMVAHTGFLLVTRRLADGVTGISVKRRPSKTDFKEEDVNAWTPGAVGERAVSDKKLRRAARDAIAGTHVVDTPDKTT, from the coding sequence ATGAGCAGCGACACCGCAGCCAACCCCACCCCGGCAGGCGTCGGCGCCACCGAGGATTCCGCCGAGACCTCCGTGAATCCGGCGGGAACACCGCCGGTTGGCGCCGCCCGGCGCCGCGGGCCGTTCCGTGAAGGCGAACGTGTCCAGCTGACGGACGAGCGCGGCCGGATGAACACCATCACCCTGGAAACGGGCGGGGCGTTTCACACCCACCGCGGCTTCCTGAACCACGACGAGATCATCGGGGCCCCTGACGGGTCCGTCGTCGTCAACAACGTCGGACAGCAATACCAGACCCTGCGCCCGCTGCTCTCGGACTTCGTCCTGTCCATGCCGCGCGGAGCCGCTGTTGTCTACCCCAAGGATGCCGGCCAAATCGTCACGATGGCGGACATTTTCCCGGGTGCACGGGTCGTGGAAGCCGGTGTGGGATCCGGCGCGCTGTCCATTTCGCTGCTGCGCGCGGTGGGGGACAACGGCTACCTGCATTCGTTCGAGCGCCGCGCCGAATTCGCGGACATTGCCCGCGGGAACGTCGAAACCATTTTTGGTGGACCGCACCCCGCATGGCAGATCTCACTCGGTGACTTCCAGGAGGAAGTCGTCCGCACCGAGGCTCCGGGATCCGTGGACCGGGTGGTCCTGGACATGCTCGCCCCCTGGGAATGCCTGGACGCGGTCGCCACCGTACTGGCGCCCGGCGGCGTGTGGATCAACTATGTCGCCACAGTGACGCAGTTGTCCCGGACCGCAGAAGCCATCCGCGCCGACGGCCGCTTCACTGACCCCGACGCCTGGGAATCGATGGTCCGCGGCTGGCACCTCGAGGGCCTGGCTGTCCGGCCGGACCACCGCATGGTCGCCCACACCGGTTTCCTGCTCGTCACGCGCCGCCTCGCCGACGGCGTCACCGGCATCTCCGTGAAGCGCCGGCCCTCCAAAACTGACTTTAAAGAAGAAGACGTCAACGCCTGGACGCCCGGGGCCGTTGGGGAACGTGCCGTCTCCGACAAGAAACTCCGACGCGCCGCCCGGGACGCCATCGCCGGGACGCATGTTGTGGACACGCCGGACAAGACAACCTAG
- a CDS encoding DUF5703 family protein translates to MKEHFLSSSVQRERDYARQYEYLVLTVSPEDSLPEARRRLVEHSEYGKWELERSILYVGGGRRFWLRRKVIQVQRTV, encoded by the coding sequence ATGAAAGAACATTTTCTGAGCAGTTCAGTCCAGCGGGAACGGGACTACGCCCGTCAGTACGAGTACCTCGTACTGACGGTCAGCCCTGAGGATTCCCTGCCCGAAGCACGCCGCCGCCTGGTGGAACATTCCGAGTATGGCAAGTGGGAGCTGGAACGCAGCATCCTTTATGTCGGGGGCGGCCGGAGGTTCTGGCTCCGCCGTAAAGTCATCCAGGTCCAGCGCACCGTCTAG
- a CDS encoding HAD family phosphatase yields MQSSASRSVLKAALWDMDGTIVDTEPYWIEAEHDLVAAHGGQWSHAQAMQLVGQSLMLSAGILQEAGVRLERREIIDTLTAHVISQVRRAVPWRPGARELLDALHTAGIRCALVTMSEGPLAREIVSSLPKPYFEFLVTGDTVTQGKPHPEAYLTAVDLLRQQDPHLTLHECVALEDSVPGVAAAVASGVVTIAIPHLVPLPQDPRHAQWDTLHGRTVADLEELVALRHEFPDATFGLEDAATGSQPSV; encoded by the coding sequence ATGCAATCCTCAGCTTCCCGGTCCGTTCTCAAAGCTGCGCTCTGGGACATGGACGGCACGATCGTCGACACCGAGCCGTACTGGATTGAGGCCGAGCACGACTTGGTGGCCGCCCACGGCGGACAGTGGTCGCACGCGCAGGCCATGCAGCTCGTGGGCCAGTCCCTGATGCTTTCTGCCGGCATCCTGCAGGAGGCCGGCGTCCGGCTGGAGCGGCGCGAGATCATCGACACGCTGACTGCCCACGTCATCAGCCAGGTCCGGCGCGCCGTGCCGTGGCGGCCGGGGGCACGTGAACTGCTGGACGCGTTGCACACCGCAGGCATCCGCTGCGCCCTTGTCACGATGTCCGAGGGTCCGCTGGCCCGCGAAATTGTCTCCAGCCTGCCGAAACCATACTTCGAGTTCCTGGTAACCGGGGACACCGTCACGCAGGGCAAACCCCATCCCGAGGCCTACCTCACGGCCGTGGACCTGCTGCGGCAGCAGGATCCGCACCTGACACTGCACGAGTGCGTGGCCCTGGAAGACTCCGTTCCAGGCGTCGCCGCCGCGGTGGCGTCCGGCGTCGTCACCATCGCCATCCCGCACCTGGTGCCCCTGCCGCAGGACCCGCGGCACGCCCAATGGGACACGCTGCACGGCCGGACGGTTGCCGATCTCGAGGAGCTCGTTGCCCTGCGCCACGAGTTCCCGGACGCGACCTTCGGGCTCGAGGACGCCGCGACCGGGAGTCAGCCCAGTGTCTGA
- the mshC gene encoding cysteine--1-D-myo-inosityl 2-amino-2-deoxy-alpha-D-glucopyranoside ligase, whose product MKSWISRPVPHLPGSMPALSLFDTIAGGLVTLDAAGEQSMYVCGITPYDATHMGHAASYVAFDLLNRAWRDGRQQVAYVQNVTDVDDPLLERATETGVDWRELAASQIELFRTDMEALNVLAPDHYVGAVESMPMIVPAIERLLHEGLAYRVAGTDGEPDGDVYYDVEAAGKHADDADAWTLGAVSGLSDADMLELFAERGGDPGRAGKRQALDPLLWRVAREGEPHWPGGELGDGRPGWHIECTVIAQKYLPAPFTVQGGGSDLVFPHHEMGAGHAYSLAGVPLARHFAHAGMVGLDGEKMSKSKGNLVLVSRLRAAGEDPAAIRLAILAHHYRDDWSWTDAGFTEAKDRLATWRSALDAARQGTAAALINAMRTELSNDLFAPGALAAVDEWAEGALADPDGEATASSIDAALVSDAVNALLGVEL is encoded by the coding sequence GTGAAGTCCTGGATCTCCCGCCCTGTTCCCCATCTGCCGGGCAGCATGCCTGCCCTCAGCCTCTTCGACACCATAGCGGGCGGCCTCGTCACACTGGATGCGGCGGGGGAGCAGTCCATGTATGTCTGTGGCATCACCCCGTACGACGCCACACACATGGGACACGCCGCCAGCTACGTAGCCTTCGACCTGCTGAACCGGGCCTGGCGCGATGGCCGCCAGCAGGTCGCCTACGTACAGAACGTCACCGACGTCGACGACCCCCTGCTGGAGCGTGCGACCGAGACGGGAGTGGACTGGCGTGAGCTGGCCGCCAGCCAGATCGAACTTTTCCGGACGGACATGGAAGCGCTCAACGTCCTGGCCCCGGACCACTACGTCGGCGCCGTCGAATCCATGCCGATGATTGTCCCGGCCATTGAACGCCTCCTCCATGAGGGCCTGGCCTACCGGGTGGCCGGTACTGACGGTGAGCCCGACGGCGATGTCTACTACGACGTCGAAGCGGCCGGCAAGCATGCCGACGACGCCGACGCCTGGACGCTGGGCGCGGTGTCGGGACTCTCCGACGCCGACATGCTCGAACTGTTCGCTGAACGAGGCGGTGATCCCGGACGCGCCGGGAAACGCCAGGCTCTGGACCCCCTGCTGTGGCGGGTTGCCCGCGAAGGTGAACCCCACTGGCCCGGCGGCGAACTGGGCGACGGACGCCCCGGCTGGCACATCGAATGCACCGTCATCGCGCAGAAATACCTGCCGGCGCCATTTACCGTCCAGGGCGGCGGTTCAGATCTGGTCTTCCCGCACCACGAAATGGGCGCCGGACACGCCTATTCCCTCGCCGGCGTCCCGCTGGCCCGGCACTTCGCGCACGCCGGCATGGTGGGCCTGGACGGCGAAAAGATGAGCAAATCCAAGGGCAACCTGGTGCTCGTCTCCAGACTGCGTGCCGCCGGTGAAGATCCGGCGGCCATCCGCCTGGCCATCCTGGCGCATCACTACCGGGACGACTGGTCCTGGACCGACGCCGGTTTTACCGAAGCGAAGGATCGGTTGGCTACGTGGCGTTCCGCTCTCGACGCCGCGCGGCAGGGGACCGCCGCAGCGCTGATCAATGCAATGCGCACGGAGCTTTCGAATGATCTGTTCGCCCCCGGCGCCCTGGCTGCCGTGGACGAGTGGGCGGAGGGTGCCCTGGCGGATCCTGACGGCGAGGCAACCGCGTCCAGCATCGACGCCGCACTGGTGAGCGACGCTGTCAACGCCCTGCTCGGCGTCGAACTCTAG
- a CDS encoding M20/M25/M40 family metallo-hydrolase, translating into MTEIRPEDEVVRICQELIRIDTSNYGDGSGPGERAAAEYTAGLMAEVGLEAEIFEAAPGRASVVTRLAGEDPSASALVVHGHLDVVPALRDQWSVDPFGAELKDGMIWGRGAVDMKDMDAMILSVLRNFARTGRKPKRDLIFAFFADEEAGGTYGARYAVDKRPELFEGATEAISEVGGFSATIGGQRTYLLQTAEKGLSWLRLVAHGRAGHGSQINTDNAVTRLAGAVSRIGEYKWPVELTPTTRQFLDGVTELTGVDFDPDDPDKILKELGTVARFVGATLQNTTNPTLLKGGYKHNVIPESAEALVDCRTLPGQEQQVLEIVRELAGTGVDISYVHNDVSLEVPFSGNLVDSMIDALHTEDPGAKVLPYTLSGGTDNKSLSRLGITGYGFAPLQLPDDLDFTGMFHGVDERVPADSLKFGARVLDTLLTNY; encoded by the coding sequence ATGACTGAGATCAGGCCCGAGGATGAAGTAGTCAGGATCTGCCAGGAGCTCATCAGGATCGACACCTCCAACTATGGCGACGGCTCCGGTCCGGGTGAACGCGCCGCGGCCGAATACACCGCCGGGCTCATGGCCGAGGTGGGACTGGAAGCGGAAATCTTCGAAGCAGCCCCCGGCCGGGCCAGTGTCGTTACGCGGCTGGCAGGGGAGGACCCCTCGGCCAGCGCCCTGGTCGTCCACGGACACCTCGATGTGGTTCCCGCCCTCCGCGACCAGTGGTCGGTGGATCCTTTCGGCGCCGAACTCAAGGACGGCATGATCTGGGGCCGCGGTGCCGTGGACATGAAGGACATGGACGCCATGATCCTGTCCGTGCTGCGTAATTTCGCCCGCACCGGACGTAAACCCAAACGTGACCTGATCTTCGCGTTCTTCGCCGACGAGGAAGCCGGTGGCACCTACGGCGCCCGCTACGCCGTCGATAAACGGCCGGAACTCTTCGAGGGGGCCACTGAAGCGATCTCGGAGGTGGGCGGCTTCTCCGCCACAATCGGCGGCCAGCGAACCTATCTGCTGCAGACGGCCGAAAAGGGACTGTCCTGGCTGCGGCTCGTCGCACACGGCCGGGCAGGGCACGGCTCCCAGATCAACACGGACAACGCCGTCACCCGGCTTGCCGGCGCCGTGTCTCGCATCGGCGAATACAAGTGGCCGGTGGAACTGACCCCCACCACCCGACAGTTCCTGGATGGCGTGACGGAACTCACGGGCGTCGACTTCGACCCGGACGATCCGGACAAGATCCTCAAGGAACTCGGCACCGTGGCCCGGTTCGTCGGAGCCACCCTGCAGAACACCACCAACCCCACCCTCCTCAAGGGCGGATACAAGCACAACGTGATCCCCGAATCGGCCGAAGCTCTCGTGGACTGCAGGACCCTGCCCGGCCAGGAACAGCAGGTCCTCGAGATCGTGCGCGAACTTGCCGGCACCGGCGTCGACATCAGCTACGTCCATAACGACGTCTCTCTGGAGGTGCCGTTCAGCGGCAACCTGGTCGACTCCATGATCGACGCCCTGCACACCGAAGACCCCGGCGCCAAAGTCCTGCCCTATACGCTCTCCGGCGGCACGGACAACAAATCCCTGAGCCGGCTCGGCATCACCGGGTACGGGTTCGCCCCGCTTCAGCTTCCCGACGACCTGGACTTCACCGGGATGTTCCACGGCGTCGACGAGCGGGTCCCTGCGGATTCGCTCAAGTTCGGCGCCCGGGTCCTGGACACCCTCCTCACCAACTACTGA
- a CDS encoding type 1 glutamine amidotransferase domain-containing protein produces MKKILMVLTSVSEIGDTDEKTGYNVAEAAHPWKVFKDSGHFVDFASIQGGQPPRDEVDSEDPIQVSFTEDEATRAGLYNTARVDVVDPEQYDAVFLVGGHGTMWDFPDSEGLQNLVASVYNAGGLVGAVCHGPAGLLNVELENGLRLVEGRKVAAFTNDEEVAAGKDKVIPFFLADRLEEQGATHVFADVFEEKVVVDDRLVTGQNPASAAGVAKEMEKLFAEIIHQEKAEEQHEAKALRAEKDARKAAGEAEH; encoded by the coding sequence ATGAAGAAAATTCTCATGGTACTGACCAGCGTTTCCGAGATCGGCGATACGGACGAGAAGACCGGCTACAACGTGGCCGAGGCTGCGCATCCCTGGAAGGTCTTCAAGGATTCCGGGCATTTCGTCGACTTCGCGTCCATCCAGGGCGGCCAGCCACCGCGCGACGAGGTGGACTCGGAAGATCCCATCCAGGTTTCCTTCACGGAGGACGAAGCCACGCGCGCCGGTCTCTATAACACTGCGCGCGTCGACGTCGTTGATCCCGAACAGTACGACGCCGTTTTCCTCGTTGGCGGCCACGGCACCATGTGGGACTTCCCGGACAGCGAAGGCCTGCAGAATCTGGTTGCCAGCGTCTACAACGCCGGCGGCTTGGTGGGCGCGGTCTGCCACGGGCCGGCCGGCCTGCTGAACGTGGAATTGGAGAACGGGCTTCGCCTCGTCGAGGGCCGGAAGGTGGCCGCCTTCACCAACGACGAGGAGGTTGCCGCAGGGAAGGATAAAGTCATCCCGTTCTTTTTGGCAGACCGGCTCGAGGAACAGGGCGCCACCCACGTCTTCGCTGATGTCTTCGAGGAGAAGGTTGTGGTTGACGACCGGCTGGTGACTGGCCAGAACCCGGCTTCAGCCGCTGGCGTGGCCAAGGAGATGGAGAAGCTCTTCGCAGAAATCATCCACCAGGAAAAAGCCGAGGAACAGCACGAGGCAAAGGCTCTGCGCGCCGAGAAGGACGCCAGGAAGGCTGCCGGAGAAGCGGAGCACTAA
- a CDS encoding PAC2 family protein produces MNSFEANPTEPGAVPEPERLLQPVPEGRRITVMLAAFEGWNDAGEAASDALRYLSKLWGGKKVSAIDADEYYDFQFTRPTIRRTASGDRKIKWPSTRIFKASVPDSNVDVIFVQGTEPSYKWRAYTAELLVHAEALHVDYVILVGALLADVPHSRPIPVSTSTDDTALRERMDLEASQYEGPVGIVGVLGEVALLAGLPTVSLWAAVPHYVAQAPSPKAQLALLHRIEELLQVPLDTHELVEEADAWERGVDELATEDPEIAAYVRQLEEAKDTADLPEASGESIAREFERYLKRRGKDKQ; encoded by the coding sequence ATGAACAGCTTCGAGGCGAACCCCACGGAACCAGGTGCCGTCCCAGAACCGGAACGGTTGCTGCAGCCTGTTCCCGAGGGACGGCGCATTACGGTGATGCTTGCGGCCTTCGAAGGCTGGAACGACGCCGGTGAAGCCGCGAGCGACGCGCTGCGGTACCTCAGCAAACTTTGGGGCGGCAAAAAAGTCTCGGCGATCGACGCCGACGAGTACTACGATTTTCAGTTCACCCGGCCGACGATCCGCCGGACCGCCTCCGGGGATCGGAAGATCAAGTGGCCGTCCACCCGCATTTTCAAGGCCAGCGTGCCCGACTCCAACGTGGACGTCATCTTTGTCCAGGGCACCGAACCGTCCTATAAGTGGCGGGCTTATACGGCCGAACTTCTGGTCCACGCCGAGGCGTTGCATGTGGACTATGTGATCCTTGTCGGCGCTCTCCTCGCCGATGTGCCGCACAGCCGGCCGATTCCGGTCAGCACCTCCACGGATGACACCGCCCTGCGCGAACGCATGGATTTGGAGGCCTCGCAGTACGAGGGACCTGTGGGGATCGTCGGCGTGCTCGGCGAGGTCGCGCTGCTGGCCGGCCTGCCCACAGTGTCGCTCTGGGCCGCCGTTCCCCATTACGTCGCCCAGGCGCCCTCCCCCAAGGCGCAATTGGCGTTGCTGCACCGGATCGAGGAACTGCTGCAGGTTCCGTTGGACACCCACGAGCTGGTTGAAGAAGCGGATGCCTGGGAGCGCGGAGTGGATGAACTTGCCACCGAGGACCCCGAAATTGCCGCCTACGTGCGCCAGTTGGAGGAGGCGAAAGATACCGCCGACTTGCCTGAGGCCAGCGGGGAATCCATCGCTCGGGAATTCGAGCGGTATTTGAAGCGGCGGGGCAAAGACAAGCAGTAG
- a CDS encoding undecaprenyl-diphosphate phosphatase produces the protein MNWFEAAFLGLVQGLTEFLPISSSAHLRIVGSFLPNAADPGAAFTAITQLGTETAVIVYFWHDIVRIVRAWAGSLTGKVSRQDPDARMGWLVILGSLPIIALGLLFQDQIESVLRSLWIVATTLIVFGMILAVADAVGRQERDLSKLTYKHGALYGLAQAMALIPGVSRSGGTITAGLLMGYTRESAARYSFLLAIPAVFGSGLYQLYKVVSKDGVTGPYGLPETALATVIAFIVGYVIIGWFLKYVSTRSYRLFVWYRILLGLALYLLLGFNVISA, from the coding sequence GTGAACTGGTTTGAAGCGGCCTTTTTGGGCCTTGTCCAAGGGCTGACGGAGTTCCTCCCGATTTCCTCAAGTGCGCACCTGCGGATCGTTGGATCGTTCCTTCCCAACGCAGCGGATCCGGGGGCGGCGTTTACCGCCATCACCCAACTCGGCACCGAAACCGCCGTCATTGTCTACTTCTGGCACGACATTGTCCGGATCGTCAGGGCATGGGCGGGATCGCTGACCGGCAAGGTGTCCCGGCAGGACCCGGACGCCAGGATGGGCTGGCTGGTTATCCTAGGCAGCCTGCCGATCATAGCCCTCGGACTGCTGTTTCAGGACCAGATCGAATCGGTGCTCCGCAGCCTGTGGATCGTCGCCACTACGCTGATTGTCTTTGGCATGATCCTCGCCGTCGCCGACGCCGTCGGCCGCCAGGAACGGGACCTCAGCAAGCTCACCTACAAGCATGGCGCGCTCTACGGCCTTGCCCAGGCCATGGCCCTGATCCCGGGCGTCTCGCGCTCCGGCGGTACCATCACGGCAGGTCTGCTGATGGGCTACACCCGGGAGTCCGCGGCCCGGTATTCCTTCCTGCTGGCCATCCCCGCCGTCTTCGGCAGCGGGCTGTACCAGCTGTATAAAGTCGTCTCCAAGGACGGCGTCACCGGACCCTACGGCCTGCCGGAAACGGCGCTGGCCACCGTGATCGCCTTCATCGTCGGCTACGTGATCATCGGCTGGTTCCTGAAATACGTTTCGACCCGCAGCTACCGGCTCTTCGTCTGGTACCGGATCCTGCTCGGCCTGGCCCTGTACCTGCTGCTCGGTTTCAATGTCATCAGCGCCTAG